The DNA sequence GAATAATTTTACATTATCTCACAAATAGTTTTTTTTCATGTCtgttaattttagataattttttaataagaataattttaatatcaatCGTAACGCATCAGCAAAAACGGATTTAAATAGGcttacttatattttttttttataacttcaTGGGATTTCACAATTCGAAATTTCTATCTAACTCTATATTAGAAATAATAGAATATTTTAGTACAAGAACCTATACACATAGGTCTGTGTTTATCTACCTTTCAAATTCAATAAGTATTAGCATAGAAAAATATGTTgtgttagaaaaataaaattgttctCTGTTGAGACAACCTTTAACATTAAGTAGACAAGATTTTGAGCGATAATCGTAACTTTTTGTTTTACCTATATGTTTACAGATgcatatataaattaacataaatagaaTATGACATGCatcaatttgattaaaaatatttcttttttatgatGCCTGAACCTTCTTTAAGCAAACTAATGAAAATGATTTTGCAGCAATTGTAATTTGAATTATATGTATCTTAGCAAATtgcaaagtaaagcaaatataCTCTAGATGGTTAAAAAGAATTTCTAGTTTGATATCTCGTCCCCATCCCATGTCATCTCTTGATTATACTATGACAGCAAATGGGAAAATGCCATCGGGTCATAATTTCATTTCCATTTTTTTTCTACAAACTTCACCATCATGGGTGATTTTTCATTAAAGAAATTTCTCACTCTCTTAAAAAGCAGGCAGACTTATTGGTTTCCTCTTGTGGGTAgctgttaaaaaatatttattcagaCAAGGAATAAGGGAATTTGAGGAGCTATAGGACGAGTTGGCTGAGGtagaaataattgaaaaatacgGAATCTTTTGTATAGCAGCAACAGAAATAAGATTTTAAGTGAGAGTCCCTTTTGTTTTAAGTTAACTGGGAAACTTCTTTTGCTGCTTTATTCTATTCCATATTGGAGCTTTTGTGCAGTATTTTATAGAGTAAAATATGTGCTTATCTCTTGAGAAGGagatagagaaagagagaataACGTGCATGAATCTTTTTCTTTCATGGGGACGTGCATGAAATAAAGTTAAAATCAACATGAAGCCTAGGCAATTTCATCGTAGTTTCTAAAGGGAATAAAGATGGAACAAAACAAGAATAACCTTTAAATTTGAAATGACCCATCCcactttattataaataatacaaaatttctttattagctaattatcattaattaattagtgtAATTTTGTTATTACAATTGAGGCCGATTCGCTAGAGAATCCAAGCAAAGATGGTCTGCTGCtaaatattttgttaaaatCAACAAATTAAAAGAAGAAGATCCTACCGAGAAGGTGgggatttatatatatatatatataaaatagaatggagatgggagaagtgtCTCTTTCCACATGcaatttacaaaaattaaaaaaaaaaaaaggaaggaaatgTCTTGTTCAACCTAAAAAGGTGATATTCAATTATTTCGCTTTATAGAAGATTTTGGTTGCTTTTAAAGGGAGATAGTATTAGCAAATTTCTATGGGAGTATGTATAGATTTGGTCCCATAAAGAAGTTGCAGGAAGAATTGTTGTAGTGCAATGAGGAATATCACAACATGGGCATCCCAACTTTTTGTGATTCTTCATCGAGGATAGGGCTCAGATCAGCTCATATAGCCTCAGCCTCAGCCTCAGCCTCAACCCTCGTCCTCATCAGCTGCTGCTTTCTATAAAGTACAGTACAGCACAGCCCACTTCTTCATGTGTTAGCTACTTCACCaccacttcttcttcttcattaatTGTGAATcactttctatctatttgtACTTCAAACTTTGCTCAGATTTCGGTTTCTTTAACTTTTTCAAGTGGAGTTCTTGATAGTGAAACTCAACCCTAAACTCTATATCTTCCTACTCAGAAATTGACCATTTTTGCTTCCATGTCTTGTCTTCTACTGAGAAATTACTTACCAGTAGGGACTCCTTTGTCttcttttaaaaatactttatacTTTTATGTAATTTTCTCCAGTACTGGCTACTATATGTATACATCAGCAAGGAAGCTGCTGAAGTGTGAATGAAATTTGGCTGATTGTAATACCATacttaaatcaaaatattttcatttactAATTATATATACGTTTTTAATTGAACTTATataacttttaatataaatattaatttaataaaattatcaaattgaattatttagaataaaaattataaaatttactataaTTTTCTTTACTCTCTTCAGTTTCTTCCCTTTTCAAACAAGAGAATAACTTTGTTTTCATTCCTATCTTATCTACTTTCATTTTAAGGGAAAAATATTCTCTATTTTCtactaaattattttagaaGCTCCTCAAAGTGGTGAATTGCTCGAGAGATGACTTCCTGACATGGAGGCTGCTGTGATTGAAGACATGGAAAATGGGAAAAAtcaattacaaaataataaattaattaattaaaatgattttgtttaatttttcaacttaatttcttaattattttggtttaaaaattattttttttaaaagaagatTAATTTTCAAcctagttaattttatttaaaagaaaactgaaccattgattttttttttttttgtatttcatTATGTTGATTTTATGGGCTTTTACAGTTTCGTTGGTTTTATAGGTTTTTATGATCTGTTAATATGTGGGCTTCACTGAAAGCCAATGTGTAATTTATGGGACTAGGcccaaaaaatataaatatgcaaattAAAATAGTCTAAAAATTACAAACCAATAAACCAAATTGGATTTTTTGGATAATTCGACTCTATGcattttaaagatttttattCCAATCCGATtcgattaatatttattttaattttaattgtttcattttatttgattaaaactaaattaagTGACTGCATATTCTTAAGCTATAGGATAAAAGCTTCAAGTTcaaattgataattttagtttaaGATCTAGAAGAATGAAGATGGAGGTgtacatttatttttaatttcaatgactattatatgaaataatttaatttaatttaatcattaaatctTTCTATTTTAAGAATGACCCAAATTTAGCTTcaaatatacaaaaaaaaaatgattgagttgtccatctcataatttttatttttatttttttaaaattattattttattttttaaataatattaatatataaacttttaattttattttatttttaaaataattttttattaattattaaaacatctctgagtatttaataaaattttatgaaaccgatcaaatattttttaaatattaaacgaCATAGGCAGAAAACAACCTGTATACTCATTACCCAACATCCCATGAATAAATGAttctctaaaatattttttttggtaGGGAGTTTATTTAAGGAAGgtgtgatttttgaaggttttaaaatCTCCAAAATCGTCAAATATTGGATTGAGAAGGATTTAAAACGCTTACCTTCCCTTACCTCATTTTCACCCATCCCAACATATTGGAAGAGACTTTCTCAGTTGTGTAACACTTGGAATTACATATGTAACAAATGATCCATTTGAAAATAATTCCATACATTCTGCATCAACTTTTTCTTCATATGGATCAAACTCACTTGCAGTAAATTTCTCAGTTCTTACAGAGAACCAGGTTACAAATCACAAATGACTATAAAGagtttatataaaaagaaaaaaatgatagaaGTGTCATGTACAACAGTTGCAAATTATTCCTCTACTGGCTACTGCTTGCACTTCGATTTATGCAACATTAAAGAACTTTTCCACTATCATTTCTGTTCAATTAGGGTTAATGCGAAAACTCCATACTTATTTCATGAAGCTTTTGTTTACAGCAAGACAACCTCACAACATTCATGAAGGATTCTGGGGCTCAGCAAGCACGTGCCTCAGGCAACCGACTTGTAACAGGTCCCGATACACCAGAAACTTTCAAGGAAGCAAAGAGACAAGATAACATAGCCATCATGGGCCTGCCCTTGATTTTAGGCACAACTGCCAGTTCCTTATGGACAGTTTCATCATCACATGCGCTATGATATCCTTCTAGATCTGCTTTGGTTATCAGAACTGCATCCCCGGAGGGAGACTGCGCAGTCGGAGGTAGTCGGCGCCGGCTGTATTCTTGGACAGCCTGCTTATTATTATTGCAAACAAGCAATAAAAAGGCAAAGATAGTGAAGCGAGGTCATAAAAAGAAAATCTAGAAGAACCAGTTACCTTGAAATATACATCCATTTTTAGGGTAAAACTATTTCACCTGTGCTATTACATGCAAATGTAACTAAAAGAACTAATTATTCCCTTATACCAGTGATACCACAGGTACAACTACCTCATTTGTCAGAAAATATAGCACGGATAGTCTAATGTATCAAATGGTTATTGAAAGAATTGCAAGTAATAATCTCATTTCTCAAAAAGAATCCCAAAATCACATGGACTGGCTTCAAATGGCTCAATTAAAAGGTGCAGGTAGATCTCATTAGAATGAGATGGCAGAACCTGCAACGCCATCATGACAAGCATTTTCAAACCTCAAACTTTGTACAAAGGGGAAGGACCTAATGGGAATTTTTTGTTTAACTTCTGATGAAATAATTTACATTGCTCCAAAAAATGAGTACGAAGAGATCTTATCAATTACCTTCCACTGTGATGGAGCAAGCAACACCCTAGGTCTTCTAGCGCGCACATATTCTAGAGCAGTTGTTGGTGTCATGTGCTTATACTTTACCTGCAACATGCAGTGAACTCGATCTGATAATTTCATCAATCAGACAATGCCAAAATTGGAAAAACAAGTAAATCTATAGATATCGATTGCTGAAGAAAAATGTTAGTGTATCAACCCCCTGATTTGTAGGGATGAAACATACCAAATAACAAAGCACGATAGTTGTACTCCTTCCTCGTCCAGCTTTACAGTGAACATATGTAGTTCTACCACAGGATGCATTCTCTATAACCAGGAAGGAGAAAAACAGAATCGATCTCCCTTGTCAATAAGAGACAAGAAGGTAAAAGTACACAAGGCAGGCATAGACCAGCAGATAATTATTCACCGTGAATGAAGTCCACAGCTCGGCTGATATCCACAAAAGAAGGAGCAAAGAGATAATCTCTCGTGGGAATTACAAGGTGTTCAATGCCATGGGCCTGTAAAACATGAGATATGAACGTAACTAGTAATTCAACTAAAACTTCAGCCATATCAAATTACAACTACTAACTGAATTCAGGCCAAACTTTCTATTAGCTGATAGATTTTGGAAGGCAACTTTGAACCAGAACATGCCAACTTCCTTCAAATTGTTTTGCATAGTTTATACATAGTGAAAAACAGATCGCCATCAAATTAAGATTAAGACACAAAAACGACCAGTAAAAGAAGACAGCCATTTTTTAACTTTGTAGTAACAAACCAATCAGACCTCTATCGAGTCAAAAAGCCTGAGGGAAAATATAAAGCTCTATCTTCATTTCTATGAAAGGAAATtgcatgaaattaaaaaaaggaCAAGTTAATAAATTGCTGGTTAACAATTTAGCTTAAAAAAGCCAACACATAAGAAGCATTTAATATAGAATATAACCCACATGATACAGGGATGAGGAAACCAAAGTTTCATAAGGCTCATTGAGAGTAATGACGCCACCAACACCAAGCTGCTTCAACCGCGGAACATCCTTAGGAAATGGAACCGCACCCAGTAAAAGGTACTGCAAAACATAGCCATCAAAAGTCATACAAACACTACAATAAGGCATAAACAAGAGATTACTGTCTCACCATACTGGCAATAATAAGTTCTCTAAAATGGATTGCGGGAAAAGCAATTAAGAAACTAGTCAAACGGATAACAAGATCATTGGAGTTAATACCCAATAGATCACATAGTCGTATCCAGCTCAAGCTCGAGTAATATATCCCCATCGAACATCCAGAATAATAAATATTCGTTATCCAAATAAATTCTCTTCACAAATTAATGGAACTCTGTTATCTTACGCATAAATTCTTGCATTTTCTCAGCTAGcaaacaaaatatataaaaatagaaggatggatttattaatttgataaaaaaaaacaccTGGTCAACTTCGTCCCACCATCGGAACTCGGCTTGGATTTTGTTCCTAAACACATTATACAGAAGGGTCGGGTAAAACAGGATCCGAGCACCGGCTCCCACCAGCGCCCTCTTCGCGTCCACCTTCACCAGCTGCTTTGCATCAACGCTGTCGTTTTGACCTAGATCGCATTCTAAATCCTCCAAGTCCTCGATCTTCATCGCAGCCAAAAAACCAAATACCGAAGTTTCACAAATTAAGATCGAATATACATGTAAAATTCACAAAGTTGAACAGGAGAATAGCATTCTGTTTTCCTGTCAAGTGCAGGATTGAAAGATAAGGGCATGGATGGATGGAGATGAAAATTTCATGGGTAGGACATGTAAATAGAGGAATTCCAAGGGACTGGTTTGCTAAATTCGAGTGGGGGAAGATAGTAGGAGTAGCTAAACCGGGAAAAGTGATGATGCGCCAAAAAATGAATATCATATATGGTTAAACGGTGTTAGAAAccgaaattaattaatagtataCCAAAATTGCCCTTCTCAACGGCGTTTTATTGCGATTCACCCACTTCAAGATTCGCTCTCGAGGCTTCAGGTGAGcccctttctctttttctttaccCTTTTTTTATATGAGAGGCCGGAAGCTTTGACAGTTGGGGAGATGGAACgttatcttctatggttttcttttatttctttttttttctcgtcgagaaattatttattttaaaaaaaaaattatttaatttttatattataaaaaaattaattaattaatcaataattttataaaatatattaaaatattcataaaatgcGAAAAATTATCTCATTTTGATTTGTATCCTTAAACTGCCTTTATAGAAAGTAGAGCATTACTTATCTAAATGAGTTTTGATAAGTTATAgtttcttatttaaatttaataaaatttatccatttattctttaatatgttaccttttatattatattatgaatattagatttttataatttaaaaacaaaattaatttatgcCTTATTTTCCAAAAAGTGAATTCTTAGAAATGTACTTTCCCTTTAAAAAATAGGCATTGTAAATCAAACATGATTTATATAAAGTTTATCTTTAATTACATTAACTAAATTTCCAAAAAGTGAATTATTGTCACTGATGAATCTTTTAACTTTATAACTTCATTTtggtttaatatattaaattttaaaaaaatccctTGGAGGAGGAATCcagctaaataataataatatgatttaagAAGTAAGagcatcaaattaaaataaaattaagagattgtCGTGAAAGAATATTAATCGCAGCTTACCCAATTTCGATACAGCAAGTCCAGGCCCGTGTTTGTGCCCATGGAACATGATATACTTCTCAAAAAGTTATTATAATAGTGCAAATGGGATAAGGAAATGTTTTGctctttttgaaaaatttgattttctttAATTCACTTATTCTTAATTAAATTAGGGTTTACAGTAGttattgtttattaatttattttcaaaattaattttctctccaatgattttttaaaatgtatttttaaaatcgagttaatgtattaaaaataaataatattaaattactcTCCAATGCCATCAAAGCATGGCTAATAAAAATGGGAAATACTTAGATTTGGTCCATCACAGACCAAGAGATTTTCAAGATATAATCAAGTgagtttcataaaaaaaataaattagacctattttgatattttttaaatttataatggatcaatctattaaaatttttttaataaaaatagataactTCTATTTTCAcaaacttaattaattttgatgatgAGATCCAAAAAATAGGGTTCTACAATGGTTTAATAAGCTTGTCATGAAAAGAGGGTGTTCtcctccttttattcttttctttttatctgcTAGTGATGTTTAAATGTCTCGTCATTATTGGGTCACATGTCTCTGACATACGGATACGTACGTACTAAAATATCAGGCGTCTATTCCATATTGAACGGCCATTTAATCCCTCCTGGCGCGCATGCGAACGGACCTGCTAGGTAAACGGGCTGGTTATTCTTCCTCCTCATGACTGGGCTGGAGTTGAAGAAACTGAGGTCCAAAGGAGGTCATGTCTTAAGGCTGAATGGTCTGGACCGGTCCATTTAAGAGGTTTAGCGACTCTCG is a window from the Manihot esculenta cultivar AM560-2 chromosome 16, M.esculenta_v8, whole genome shotgun sequence genome containing:
- the LOC110603689 gene encoding phosphatidylglycerophosphate phosphatase PTPMT2, with product MKIEDLEDLECDLGQNDSVDAKQLVKVDAKRALVGAGARILFYPTLLYNVFRNKIQAEFRWWDEVDQYLLLGAVPFPKDVPRLKQLGVGGVITLNEPYETLVSSSLYHAHGIEHLVIPTRDYLFAPSFVDISRAVDFIHENASCGRTTYVHCKAGRGRSTTIVLCYLVKYKHMTPTTALEYVRARRPRVLLAPSQWKAVQEYSRRRLPPTAQSPSGDAVLITKADLEGYHSACDDETVHKELAVVPKIKGRPMMAMLSCLFASLKVSGVSGPVTSRLPEARAC